The genomic region CGCCGACCTTAATTAACAACGTCGAAACCTTCGCCAACATTCCGGCGATCGTCCGCGAAGGCGCCGACTGGTTCGCCAGCATCGGCACCGAAAAGAGCAAAGGCACCAAAGTCTTCGCCCTCACCGGAAAAATCCGCAATACCGGACTGATCGAAGTCCCGATGGGAATCGCCCTGCGCGAAATCGTCGAAAAAATGGGCGGCGGCGTCCCCCGAGGCGAAGTCAAAGCGGTACAAACGGGCGGCCCGTCCGGCGGTTGTATTCCCGCCCACTTATTCGATACCCCGGTCGAGTACGACTCCTTAATCCAACTCGGGACGATGATGGGGTCCGGCGGCATGATCGTGATGGACACGGAAACGAGCATGGTAGACGTGGCTCAGTTCTATATGGAATTCTGCCGGGGGGAATCGTGCGGTAAATGTATCCCCTGCCGTGCGGGAACGGTGCAGATGTATCAGATGCTGACCAAAATCCTGCGTGGAGAGGCGACCCTTATCGATCTCGAACAACTCGAACGAGTCTGCGGGATGGTCAAAGCGACCAGCTTGTGCGGCTTGGGACAAACGGCCCCGAATCCGGTGTTGAGTACGTTGCGCTATTTCCGCGAGGAATATTTGGAACTGCTCAAAGACAGTCCCAAAGCTCAAGGAGTCGCCAGCCGTTAAGCCGACGATCGCGCCACTATCGATTCAGGAGAAGCTATGTCAGTTAAAACATTAACCATCGATGGCGTTCCCATCGCCATCGAAGAAGGAACCACCGTTCTCGAAGCCGCCCGCCAAAACGGGGTGCATATTCCCACCCTGTGTCATCTCGAAGGCATTTCCGATGTCGGCGCTTGTCGCCTCTGTTTGGTCGAGATTAACGGCAGCCCGAAATTGCAGCCCGCTTGCGTCACCGAAGTGGCGGAGGGGATGAATATCCGCACGAATACGGAAACCCTGCAAGACTATCGGCGCACGATTGTCGAGCTGTTATTTGCGGAAGGAAACCACGTCTGTGCGGTGTGCGTGGCGAACGGACATTGCGAACTGCAAGATTTGGCGATCGAGGTCGGGATGGATCACTCCCGGCTTCCCTATCGCTTTCCGGAACGAGAAATCGACGTGTCTCACGATCGCTTCGGCATCGACCACAACCGTTGCGTGCTGTGTACGCGCTGCGTGCGCGTCTGCGACGAAATCGAAGGGGCCCACGTTTGGGATGTCGCCTATCGCGGGGCGGCGTTGAAGGTGGTGACCGGGTTGAATCAGCCCTGGGGCGCCGTCGATGCTTGTACCTCGTGCGGTAAGTGCGTCGATGCTTGTCCGACCGGGGCGATTTTCCGCAAAGGTTCGACGGTGGCGGAAATGGAGCGCGATCGCGATCGCCTCGAATTCATCGTCAACGCCCGCAAAGACCACCAGTGGACCCGCTAACGAAGGTACGATTATGGCTAAAATTAGATTGGCAACAATTTGGTTGGGCGGCTGTTCCGGCTGTCACATGTCTTTTCTCGATTTAGACGAATGGCTGTTCGATTTCGCCGAGAAAGTCGATGTGGTCTTCTCTCCGGTCGGGTCGGACATTAAAGATTATCCCGAAAACGTCGATGTGTGCTTGGTCGAAGGCGCCGTCGCCAACGAGGAAAACTTGGAGTTACTGCGCGAAGCGCGCCAACGCACGAAATTTTTAATTTCCTTCGGCGATTGTGCGGTGACGGCGAACGTTCCGGCGATGCGCAACATGCTCGGCGGTAGCGAACCCGTTCTCAAACGCTGTTATTTGGAATTAGGGGACGAACACCCGCAATTGCCCAATTTTCCGGGGATCGTGCCGGAATTGCTCGATCGCGTGCGCCCGGTTCACGAAATGGTCGAGGTGGATATGTACATCCCCGGCTGTCCGCCGGACGCCAACCGGATTCGCAAGGCGATCGCCCCCCTGTTAGAAGGCCAAACCCCCGACATGACAGGACGGGACATGATCAAATTCGGCTAAGTCGGCGCGAACCGCGAACGCCCAGATCCGGGATGCCTTGGAGGGATAACGTCATGAAAGCTTCAGAAATTCTCACTCAAAACATCACCACGATCGGCACTTCGGCGACGGTGGTCGAAGCAGTGAGCGCGATGAAAGCGACCGGAGTCGGTGCCTTGATTGTCGATCGCCGTCACCCAGGGGACGCCTACGGGATCGTCACCCGCAGCGATATCGTCTCGAAAGTGGTAGCCTTCGGCAGAGATCCGCACCGGGTGCGCGTTTACCAAATCATGACCAAGCCTTGCATCGTGGTCAATCCCGATCTGAGCGTCGAATACGTCGCCCGCTTGTTCGTCCACACGGGGATTCAAGTCGCCCCGGTGATTCGAGGCGAATTACTCGGTACGATTTCCATGCGCGACATCCTCGAAAAAAGCGATTTTATCGAAACGCCTTCGGAACTCGAACTCGACCGCCAAATCCAAGAGGCGATCGCCCACGCCCGCACGATCTGCGCCGAAGTCGGTCACCCCCCCCGGGAATGCGCGGCAGCTTGGCAGGTCGTCGAAGAACTGCAAGCGGACGCCGCCCACCAACAGGCGACGGTTTTAGAAAAGACTGCCTTCGAGGAATATTGTGAGGAATATCCGGAAGCGGCAGAACTCGCCAATTTATATAAAAACTGGTGTAGCGGCTGAA from Oxynema aestuarii AP17 harbors:
- the hoxU gene encoding bidirectional hydrogenase complex protein HoxU; its protein translation is MSVKTLTIDGVPIAIEEGTTVLEAARQNGVHIPTLCHLEGISDVGACRLCLVEINGSPKLQPACVTEVAEGMNIRTNTETLQDYRRTIVELLFAEGNHVCAVCVANGHCELQDLAIEVGMDHSRLPYRFPEREIDVSHDRFGIDHNRCVLCTRCVRVCDEIEGAHVWDVAYRGAALKVVTGLNQPWGAVDACTSCGKCVDACPTGAIFRKGSTVAEMERDRDRLEFIVNARKDHQWTR
- a CDS encoding CP12 domain-containing protein, producing MKASEILTQNITTIGTSATVVEAVSAMKATGVGALIVDRRHPGDAYGIVTRSDIVSKVVAFGRDPHRVRVYQIMTKPCIVVNPDLSVEYVARLFVHTGIQVAPVIRGELLGTISMRDILEKSDFIETPSELELDRQIQEAIAHARTICAEVGHPPRECAAAWQVVEELQADAAHQQATVLEKTAFEEYCEEYPEAAELANLYKNWCSG
- a CDS encoding NADH-quinone oxidoreductase subunit B family protein → MAKIRLATIWLGGCSGCHMSFLDLDEWLFDFAEKVDVVFSPVGSDIKDYPENVDVCLVEGAVANEENLELLREARQRTKFLISFGDCAVTANVPAMRNMLGGSEPVLKRCYLELGDEHPQLPNFPGIVPELLDRVRPVHEMVEVDMYIPGCPPDANRIRKAIAPLLEGQTPDMTGRDMIKFG